From Fulvivirga lutea:
TCGAGAGTAATGGTAATAGGAAGTTGCTGGCCGGAAGATCTTGATGTGCTCATGTCATTTATGAATGAAAGCGACATGAAGTTCATCATAGCGCCCCATGAAATAGAGGGCGAATGTCAAAAAATAGTACTCAATGAAGGAATGAGGAAAACTATCTTGTATTCAAACATTGAACAATTATCAGGCTATGAAGAAGTGCTTTTGATTGATAATATCGGTCTACTATCCAGTTTATATGGCTACGGTGACTATGCATATGTAGGCGGTGCATTTGGGGCAGGATTGCATAATATTTTAGAGGCTGCTACCTATGGTATTCCAATTTTCTTCGGGAATAAAAACTATCAAAAATTCAATGAAGCTATAGACTTAATTAATCTTGGAGGTGCAGTGGCCATTAAAGATGAAACCGAATTGCGACACCAATTCAGGGAATTTGAAAATGAAAAAGCGCTACAGATAGCCGGGCAAGTAAACAGAGATTATGTAAAAGATAACACTGGCGCGACTGATAAAATAATCGATTACTGCAAAACCATTTTAAAACCATGATCGGCCTAGTATTAAGATCTACCGGTTCATGGTATGAGGTGAAAGCAGATGATGGAAACACGTATCAGTGTAGAACACGAGGAAAATTGAGATTATCGGGCGTAAAAACAACCAATCCAATAGCCGTTGGTGATATTGTTGAGTTTGACAGAGAGGATAATGAAAACACAGGGTTAATTCATAAAATCCAGCCAAGGGAGAACTACATTATCCGAAAATCGATTAAAAACAAAAATCACGGTCATATAATTGCCTCAAACCTTGACCAGGTACTGCTTGTGGCTACGCTTACTTATCCCAAAACATCACTTGGTTTTATCGATCGGTTTTTAGTCTCTGCTGAAGCCTTTAGAATTCCTCAGATTATTGTGTTCAATAAATCTGATCTTTTGAATGAAAAAGATCAAAAAAAGCTAGCCGAAATAATTGAAACTTATGAACATATAGGAGTGACTTGCCTTACCTGCTCAGCTCAAAATAATGAAGGTATAGAGCCGATCAAAGAGATACTGAAGGGCAAAAAAACGCTTATTTCAGGGCATTCCGGAGTTGGCAAATCCACATTAATTAACAGCATTGACCCTAATTTAAATTTGAAGACCTCTGAAGTTTCGGACTTTGCTGAAAAAGGGGTGCACACAACCACTTTTGCTGAAATGTTTCAGTTAGATGATGACACCTTTATTATTGACACTCCTGGCATTAAAGAACTTGGATTAATAGACATTGAAGAAGAAGAACTCTCCGATTATTTCCCTGAAATGCGAGAGCTGTCAGGAGATTGCAAGTTTCACAACTGCAAACATTTACACGAGCCCGGCTGTGCCATTCAGATGGCTGTTGATGAAGGTGAGATTGCTGAAAGC
This genomic window contains:
- the rsgA gene encoding ribosome small subunit-dependent GTPase A, producing MIGLVLRSTGSWYEVKADDGNTYQCRTRGKLRLSGVKTTNPIAVGDIVEFDREDNENTGLIHKIQPRENYIIRKSIKNKNHGHIIASNLDQVLLVATLTYPKTSLGFIDRFLVSAEAFRIPQIIVFNKSDLLNEKDQKKLAEIIETYEHIGVTCLTCSAQNNEGIEPIKEILKGKKTLISGHSGVGKSTLINSIDPNLNLKTSEVSDFAEKGVHTTTFAEMFQLDDDTFIIDTPGIKELGLIDIEEEELSDYFPEMRELSGDCKFHNCKHLHEPGCAIQMAVDEGEIAESRYKSYLSMLEDSDNRR